In Synechococcus sp. KORDI-52, one genomic interval encodes:
- a CDS encoding phycobiliprotein lyase, giving the protein MTIEQFVAQSSGKWRSMRSGHSLAFQQFEEVLSEVVIKELSKEDPGVKKLLESSLAKEQDKCTISSPFKMEWCAESDWEPDDPSEVSSGSCIIVPLTKDKSSGTLIRSVGYAESEAAISEYHFLDDGTFTLTTQYEQSIAEERIWFVSENVRCRSSVLRTSAGSGILQTSFASEVRRINA; this is encoded by the coding sequence ATGACGATTGAGCAATTTGTTGCTCAAAGTTCAGGCAAGTGGCGCTCAATGCGATCGGGGCATTCTCTAGCCTTCCAACAGTTTGAAGAAGTTCTTAGCGAAGTTGTCATTAAAGAACTCAGCAAAGAGGATCCAGGAGTTAAAAAATTGCTAGAATCATCCTTAGCAAAAGAACAGGATAAATGCACAATTTCATCACCTTTCAAAATGGAATGGTGCGCCGAAAGTGACTGGGAACCCGACGATCCTTCAGAAGTATCATCAGGATCTTGCATTATTGTTCCACTAACCAAAGATAAATCTTCGGGAACATTGATCAGAAGCGTCGGTTATGCAGAATCTGAGGCCGCAATCTCTGAATACCATTTTCTAGATGATGGCACGTTTACCCTCACAACGCAGTACGAACAATCAATTGCGGAAGAAAGAATTTGGTTTGTCTCAGAGAATGTGCGCTGCAGATCATCAGTCTTGAGAACGTCAGCAGGATCAGGAATACTCCAAACTTCATTTGCCTCAGAAGTCCGGCGCATTAATGCATAG
- a CDS encoding HEAT repeat domain-containing protein → MLQDFTDVSSISESQLTEEEALQLADELSAKLSEGEIPRSDAESLKRMVAGLGDARGALRLTFAKSLGAVGDEALPILCKALRQHQNVIVRRASAKTLNLIGNKEALPYLLEAFLEDDDPVVLGSSAGAMATIGPDAMDSLLGILKNPYCTPFQVGLINLALSFIGSKAPEALLEAADSDVAEVRVAAISALGDQIQKSDDLRAQNRVFQALDDISADVRAEAVTLIGKSCDAEDVENLLSRKLVDQDTQVRKNTAMALMKLEAYNAIEKIEAAKLTEKDESVQAVFNAAINILSRDLQEKQESE, encoded by the coding sequence GTGCTCCAAGATTTCACCGATGTCTCATCCATCAGCGAAAGCCAGCTCACGGAAGAAGAAGCACTCCAGCTCGCTGATGAGCTCAGTGCAAAATTAAGCGAAGGTGAGATCCCAAGATCTGATGCCGAGTCACTCAAGCGTATGGTCGCCGGACTTGGGGATGCGAGAGGCGCTTTACGACTCACCTTTGCAAAAAGTCTTGGGGCGGTTGGGGACGAAGCTCTACCCATTCTTTGTAAAGCACTTCGCCAACACCAAAATGTGATCGTAAGACGAGCATCAGCCAAAACACTAAATTTGATTGGCAACAAGGAAGCGCTGCCTTATCTGCTTGAAGCCTTTTTAGAAGATGATGACCCAGTTGTTCTCGGTTCATCAGCTGGAGCGATGGCCACCATTGGACCGGATGCCATGGATTCACTGCTTGGAATCCTAAAAAATCCATACTGCACACCATTTCAGGTTGGATTAATCAATCTCGCACTAAGCTTCATCGGGTCTAAGGCACCAGAAGCTTTGCTGGAAGCTGCAGATTCAGACGTGGCTGAAGTTCGCGTAGCCGCAATTTCAGCATTGGGAGATCAAATACAAAAGAGTGATGATTTAAGAGCACAAAATAGAGTATTTCAGGCACTCGACGACATCTCAGCAGACGTCAGGGCAGAAGCGGTAACCCTTATCGGAAAATCATGTGATGCCGAAGATGTTGAAAATTTGCTGAGCAGAAAGCTGGTCGATCAAGACACTCAAGTACGTAAAAATACAGCAATGGCGCTAATGAAACTCGAAGCATATAATGCCATAGAAAAAATAGAAGCTGCAAAGTTAACAGAAAAAGATGAGTCGGTTCAAGCAGTATTCAATGCTGCCATTAACATACTAAGTAGAGATTTGCAGGAGAAACAGGAAAGCGAATAG
- a CDS encoding chromophore lyase CpcT/CpeT, which yields MSKKSAFAEFANTLAGVYDNIEQSQKNPKDFARINIFFRPLPWHIFKGPGFYSEQCYDYAPWDPYRQGIHRLTANGDTFIVENYGFTNPRRLAGAGRDPEIMNAINAATLKERCGCAMHFHSKGEGKYIGKVEPGKKCLVPRDGKLTYLVSEVEVDQNNWISRDRGYDPKTDEQVWGSEHGLLKFKRIKSFSEEINDKWLDSKA from the coding sequence ATGAGCAAGAAATCAGCCTTTGCCGAGTTCGCCAATACTCTCGCTGGCGTCTACGACAACATCGAACAGTCGCAAAAAAATCCCAAGGATTTTGCACGCATCAATATCTTCTTCCGACCATTACCTTGGCATATTTTCAAAGGGCCTGGATTTTATTCTGAACAATGCTACGACTATGCCCCCTGGGATCCTTATCGACAGGGAATTCATCGTTTAACTGCAAATGGAGATACATTTATAGTAGAGAACTATGGTTTCACAAACCCCAGAAGATTAGCGGGAGCTGGTCGGGATCCCGAAATCATGAATGCAATCAATGCAGCAACCCTAAAAGAGCGATGTGGATGTGCGATGCACTTTCACAGCAAAGGAGAAGGAAAGTACATAGGCAAAGTGGAACCTGGGAAAAAATGCCTGGTTCCACGGGATGGAAAACTCACATATCTTGTCAGCGAAGTTGAAGTCGATCAAAACAATTGGATTAGTCGGGATCGAGGGTATGATCCCAAGACAGACGAACAGGTTTGGGGCTCTGAGCATGGGCTCCTAAAATTCAAAAGAATTAAAAGCTTCTCCGAAGAAATCAATGATAAGTGGCTAGATTCGAAAGCCTGA
- a CDS encoding Nif11-like leader peptide family natural product precursor, whose amino-acid sequence MSDSVIDHFVQMVIYDHSIATGLKSCKTDQDIVDFAASRNYFFSITAWLQYVESDSACLTESEALAIQAIANDHWSWAFRKIAPWRAMLMDGA is encoded by the coding sequence ATGTCTGATTCTGTTATTGATCATTTCGTGCAGATGGTCATTTATGATCACTCTATTGCAACTGGATTGAAATCTTGCAAGACAGATCAAGATATAGTTGATTTTGCAGCTTCCCGTAATTATTTTTTTTCAATCACAGCTTGGCTTCAGTATGTTGAATCAGATTCAGCTTGTTTAACTGAATCTGAAGCTTTGGCGATTCAGGCCATCGCAAATGATCATTGGTCATGGGCATTCCGTAAGATCGCCCCATGGAGAGCCATGTTGATGGATGGTGCCTAG
- the mpeA gene encoding class 2 C-phycoerythrin subunit alpha produces MKSVITTVVGAADSASRFPTASDMESVQGSIQRASARLEAAEKLASNYDQVAQEAVDAVYAQYPNGATGRQPRKCATEGKEKCKRDFVHYLRLINYCLVTGGTGPLDELAINGQKEVYKALSIDAGTYVAGFSHLRSRGCAPRDMSAQALTAYNQLLDYVINSLG; encoded by the coding sequence ATGAAGTCCGTTATCACCACCGTCGTCGGCGCAGCCGACAGCGCATCCCGTTTCCCCACCGCCTCCGACATGGAGTCCGTCCAGGGCTCCATCCAACGCGCCTCTGCTCGTTTGGAAGCTGCTGAAAAGCTGGCCAGCAACTACGACCAAGTTGCACAGGAAGCTGTTGATGCCGTCTACGCCCAGTACCCCAACGGTGCCACCGGCCGTCAGCCCCGTAAGTGCGCCACCGAAGGCAAAGAGAAGTGCAAGCGTGACTTCGTTCACTACCTGCGTCTGATCAACTACTGCCTGGTCACCGGCGGCACCGGCCCTCTGGATGAGCTGGCCATCAACGGTCAGAAAGAGGTCTACAAGGCCCTCAGCATCGACGCTGGCACCTACGTGGCCGGTTTCTCCCACCTGCGTTCCCGCGGTTGCGCCCCTCGCGACATGAGCGCTCAGGCTCTGACCGCTTACAACCAGCTGCTCGACTACGTGATCAACTCCCTGGGCTGA
- a CDS encoding CpeR family transcriptional regulator: MENIKKQMKAWIRSQHLICVGTDFIFETVDQTQLDKFEASIQAIGGRIRTVKAIGNWPMGPRRSFKILQATASVPRPGGEDLVTYWAKKGSKSTRYSEINS; encoded by the coding sequence ATGGAAAATATTAAAAAACAAATGAAGGCCTGGATACGTTCACAGCATCTTATATGCGTTGGTACAGACTTTATCTTCGAAACAGTTGATCAAACTCAACTCGATAAATTTGAGGCTTCTATACAAGCAATTGGGGGGAGGATAAGAACAGTCAAAGCAATTGGGAATTGGCCGATGGGACCAAGACGATCGTTCAAAATATTGCAAGCCACAGCAAGCGTACCCAGACCTGGCGGAGAAGATCTAGTTACCTATTGGGCTAAAAAAGGAAGCAAATCAACAAGATATTCGGAAATCAATTCCTGA
- a CDS encoding phycobilisome rod-core linker polypeptide codes for MLSTQTSPAGMAAASRTKPASYSMPSKAGKNTVHRTVAGAIAEFKRNTCSKMGLGIGPRLHSECPFAVTFDEYHPSSNEALERTIIAAYKQVYGNLPPTENERCTSLEARLMNGEITVRDFVNGLAKSPFYKENYFHSVAPQRGIELNYKHLLGRAPLNQEEVQNSIKLQAEEGFDALIDSLTDCAEYAEVFGSDIVPYMRAGDSYAGMMTSSFNMMRELAGTKVAVSDNAQGKRSRTNTQLAAASISMMKPIFKGAPTLPQQKYGGHQPPKRTGPAPFRPFGVKPFG; via the coding sequence ATGCTAAGTACACAAACCAGCCCGGCAGGGATGGCTGCGGCCAGCCGCACCAAACCGGCATCGTATTCCATGCCAAGCAAAGCTGGCAAAAATACAGTCCATCGGACTGTTGCTGGAGCCATCGCTGAATTCAAGCGCAACACCTGTTCCAAGATGGGACTTGGTATTGGCCCAAGGCTTCACAGCGAATGTCCTTTTGCAGTGACGTTCGATGAGTATCACCCAAGCAGCAACGAAGCCCTGGAACGCACAATCATTGCCGCATACAAGCAGGTCTACGGCAACCTACCTCCCACTGAAAACGAGCGTTGCACCTCCCTTGAGGCACGTTTGATGAATGGAGAAATTACAGTCCGCGACTTTGTAAACGGCCTGGCTAAATCTCCGTTCTACAAGGAAAATTATTTCCACAGTGTTGCCCCCCAGCGTGGAATCGAACTCAATTACAAACACCTACTAGGACGGGCACCCCTCAATCAAGAGGAAGTTCAAAACAGCATCAAACTTCAGGCAGAAGAGGGTTTTGATGCTCTGATCGACAGCCTCACGGATTGCGCAGAATATGCAGAGGTTTTTGGATCAGACATCGTTCCTTACATGCGGGCGGGCGATTCCTACGCAGGAATGATGACCAGCTCCTTCAATATGATGAGAGAGCTTGCTGGTACAAAGGTTGCCGTCAGCGACAACGCACAAGGAAAACGCAGTCGCACCAACACACAGCTGGCTGCGGCATCGATCAGCATGATGAAGCCAATCTTTAAGGGCGCACCAACTCTGCCCCAACAAAAGTACGGCGGACATCAGCCTCCCAAGAGGACAGGTCCTGCTCCGTTCCGTCCATTCGGCGTTAAGCCTTTTGGCTGA
- a CDS encoding Nif11-like leader peptide family natural product precursor: MTGSALSANQDQVLEAFITLVREKPDLKAQIKAALNQDQVIEIAAANGFDIDSAAILRKWSKHTDFSQDTWMGWFEE, translated from the coding sequence ATGACCGGTTCTGCTCTTAGCGCAAATCAAGATCAAGTCTTAGAGGCTTTTATTACTTTAGTTCGTGAAAAGCCAGATCTAAAAGCCCAAATTAAGGCTGCTCTCAATCAGGATCAAGTCATTGAGATCGCAGCTGCCAATGGTTTCGATATCGATTCCGCCGCTATTTTGAGAAAATGGAGCAAGCATACCGATTTCAGCCAAGACACCTGGATGGGCTGGTTTGAAGAGTAG
- a CDS encoding bleomycin hydrolase translates to MLDAFSRAAVSADSSGSFIGGGELASLKSFIADGNKRLDAVNAITSNASCIVSDAVAGICCENTGLTAPNGGVYTNRKMAACLRDGEIVLRYVSYALLAGDASVLQDRCLNGLRETYAALGVPTGSAARAVAIMKAAASALITNTNSQPKKMALTSGDCASLSGEAASYFDMVISAIS, encoded by the coding sequence ATGCTCGACGCATTCTCCCGGGCTGCTGTCTCGGCCGATTCCAGCGGCTCCTTCATTGGTGGCGGCGAACTGGCTTCTCTGAAGTCCTTCATTGCTGATGGCAACAAGCGCCTGGACGCTGTGAACGCCATCACCTCCAACGCCAGCTGCATCGTGTCTGACGCCGTCGCCGGCATCTGCTGCGAGAACACCGGCCTGACCGCCCCCAACGGTGGTGTTTACACCAACCGCAAGATGGCTGCTTGCCTGCGTGATGGCGAGATCGTTCTGCGTTACGTCTCCTACGCGCTGCTCGCCGGTGACGCTTCCGTGCTGCAGGACCGCTGCCTGAACGGTCTCCGCGAGACCTATGCAGCTCTGGGCGTTCCCACCGGTTCCGCCGCACGTGCTGTTGCCATCATGAAGGCCGCTGCTAGCGCCCTGATCACCAACACCAACAGCCAGCCCAAGAAGATGGCTCTGACCTCTGGTGATTGCGCCAGCCTGTCTGGTGAAGCTGCTAGCTACTTCGACATGGTGATCAGCGCCATCAGCTGA
- a CDS encoding HEAT repeat domain-containing protein, whose translation MAERFDNLVEGLTEEQAMAVILADPDSLERPVDKYMAATRLGASNSEESLDVLIQAAELDPEQLFNRITRRKAIDALGRRKSPKALPSLFRALKCSDEAAVINSVEAITKIGAPLSEADHEKLLGALEGEDIQKRAVIQAFCRLGVPSVINSISPLQGDSNPLVAGAARAYMSKVAQRPEGLDVLIPQLVDPIAGRRRSAVIDLGDAGDVSRLEALVTAPVSMSLRARSAFQLVDPDKKCQIPEEYAEPITRLLQDNPQQLKLRKEWICEIEPTEIENNLQHRDEARQYGGASSLMSMPKAERIILINEIKEKLWSDYVTHYYLTAVVSLQGLEERSDLIRLALAETIPQYTKSRIAAAWGCLRLGLVDQKPLLEELSASAFWIPLKWSCQRVLKQLS comes from the coding sequence ATGGCCGAGCGATTCGACAACTTGGTTGAAGGCTTGACAGAAGAGCAGGCCATGGCAGTGATTTTGGCTGATCCAGACTCACTCGAGAGGCCCGTTGATAAATACATGGCAGCCACAAGGCTTGGAGCGAGTAACAGCGAAGAGTCACTTGATGTGCTGATTCAGGCTGCAGAGCTGGATCCAGAGCAACTTTTTAATCGAATCACGCGACGCAAGGCGATTGACGCCCTTGGCAGACGAAAAAGTCCAAAGGCCCTACCCTCTCTGTTTCGAGCTTTAAAGTGCAGCGATGAAGCTGCGGTGATTAATTCTGTTGAAGCGATCACAAAAATTGGAGCACCGTTATCAGAAGCAGATCATGAAAAATTATTGGGAGCGCTTGAGGGCGAGGATATTCAAAAGCGAGCTGTCATACAAGCATTTTGTCGTTTAGGGGTCCCCTCTGTCATCAACAGCATCAGCCCCCTCCAGGGTGATTCAAATCCCTTGGTGGCTGGTGCGGCAAGGGCATACATGTCGAAAGTTGCTCAACGGCCAGAGGGCCTTGATGTCCTCATACCGCAACTTGTTGATCCAATCGCAGGACGGAGGCGCTCTGCCGTGATTGATTTGGGCGATGCAGGTGACGTTTCAAGGCTGGAAGCTCTTGTCACAGCTCCTGTGTCGATGTCGTTGCGTGCTAGAAGTGCATTTCAGTTGGTCGATCCTGATAAGAAATGCCAGATACCGGAAGAATATGCTGAGCCAATAACACGACTCTTACAAGATAACCCTCAACAACTCAAACTTAGGAAAGAGTGGATTTGTGAAATTGAACCTACAGAGATCGAAAACAACCTTCAACATCGCGACGAAGCACGCCAATACGGTGGTGCTTCAAGCTTGATGTCCATGCCTAAAGCAGAGAGAATTATTTTGATTAACGAAATTAAAGAAAAATTATGGAGTGATTACGTTACGCACTATTACCTAACAGCTGTCGTCAGCCTTCAGGGTTTGGAAGAACGAAGCGATCTAATCAGGCTTGCCTTAGCCGAAACAATCCCTCAGTACACCAAGTCACGCATTGCTGCAGCTTGGGGGTGCCTCCGATTGGGCCTTGTGGACCAAAAGCCGCTCCTGGAGGAGCTTTCAGCCAGTGCCTTCTGGATACCACTGAAATGGAGCTGCCAACGCGTCCTTAAACAGTTGTCATAA